One genomic region from Argentina anserina chromosome 2, drPotAnse1.1, whole genome shotgun sequence encodes:
- the LOC126782802 gene encoding probable protein phosphatase 2C 60: MGIYLSTPKTDKLSEDGENGWVRYGLSSMQGWRATMEDAHAAYPDLDDSTSFFGVYDGHGGKVVAKFCAKYLHRQVLKNEAYSAGDIGTSVQKAFFRMDEMMRGQRGWRELAVLGDKINKFTGMIEGLIWSPRSSGGNDQADDWAFEEGPHSDFSGPTSGSTACVAIIRNNQLVVANAGDSRCVISRKGQAYNLSRDHKPDLELEKERILKAGGFIHAGRVNGSLNLARAIGDMEFKQNKFLPAEKQIVTASPDINAVELCDDDEFMVLACDGIWDCMSSQQLVDFVHEQLKLESKLSVVVERVFDKCLAPSTAGGEGCDNMTMILVQFKKPIVPVESVDKQQESSTTGAPATETDASPSESESN; this comes from the exons ATGGGGATATATCTGAGCACTCCCAAAACTGACAAGCTGTCTGAAGATGGAGAGAATGGGTGGGTGAGATATGGTTTGTCATCCATGCAAGGATGGCGTGCCACTATGGAGGATGCTCATGCTGCTTATCCCGATCTTGATGATTCCACTTCATTCTTTGGTGTTTATGATGGCCATGGAG GAAAGGTAGTTGCCAAATTCTGTGCCAAATATCTTCACCGACAAGTGCTCAAGAATGAAGCATATTCAGCTGGAGACATTGGAACTTCTGTTCAGAAAGCTTTTTTCAG AATGGATGAAATGATGCGTGGACAGAGGGGTTGGAGAGAGTTGGCTGTTCTGGGTGATAAGATAAACAAGTTTACTGGCATGATAGAAGGGTTAATCTGGTCTCCAAGGAGCAGTGGGGGTAATGATCAAGCTGATGATTGGGCTTTTGAGGAG GGGCCTCACTCTGATTTCAGTGGTCCAACTTCTGGGAGCACCGCTTGTGTTGCAATTATTAGAAACAACCAACTTGTTGTTGCCAATGCTGGTGATTCTCGTTGTGTGATATCTAGGAAGGGTCAG GCATATAACCTGTCCAGAGATCACAAACCTGATCTTGAGCTTGAGAAGGAAAGGATATTAAAAGCTGGTGGTTTTATCCATGCTGGACGAGTCAATGGCAGTTTGAATCTTGCAAGAGCTATAG GTGACATGGAATTCAAGCAGAATAAGTTCTTGCCTGCAGAAAAACAAATTGTAACTGCCAGTCCAGATATAAATGCT GTTGAACTTTGTGATGACGATGAGTTTATGGTGTTAGCATGTGATGGTATCTG GGATTGCATGTCAAGCCAGCAGCTGGTAGATTTTGTGCATGAGCAGCTAAAATTG GAAAGCAAACTGTCTGTGGTGGTTGAAAGAGTCTTTGACAAGTGTTTGGCGCCGTCGACTGCTGGTGGGGAGGGATGCGATAACATGACCATGATCTTGGTCCAGTTCAAGAAGCCCATTGTACCAGTAGAATCTGTGGATAAGCAGCAGGAATCCTCAACAACTGGAGCACCAGCAACTGAAACAGATGCGAGTCCATCTGAAAGTGAATCGAATTAG